A genomic window from Spiroplasma endosymbiont of Labia minor includes:
- a CDS encoding PTS sugar transporter subunit IIC, whose protein sequence is MDNNKDKFDVKNVREKNKSNFKDWFSNKFLPTMTKIGNQRYLAAIRDSFGTMIPLIIAGSIGVLINAIIFGGAGSGYVSLLGLIVKLANPNMAWQDISKLLGDPTNSWGQVSLICGQAFGTMSSATIGLMSIYFSFLFGYYIALSRGFKSPVIAGLISVASFVLVCLGQVTFFMDAKGLIAAIIFGIISTELFIWFGNMHSLNIKLPDGVPPAVGKSFQVFLPAVFTLAIIGASNIIFLAPAIITTHWAVTQSTFSVYEDDWSMMIDKAVALVKAGSFGNWITYKDALVRFFNEYNSSFTADQMNDFFNTFSASEKSAITTFIVGGGESSLFHSIDSGAKLVFTFDDVNNKWIVSASWIINALNSTVFGFGAAIYQFITSWFMNFATGSGGLGLAVVFVFFVSFFWFFGIHGSNLMAGIFEPIWWMILGVNTALVNGMGYANAAATGDMGVFTKPFFDSYMYIGGSGATLGLLIGTFAFSKRRDLKEIAKYATPAGVFQINEPAIFGVPLILNPIYVVPFIVAPLLNLVVGWLFSPAALDIVKYSYVTTPWTAPWFVGAVITSLDGKALIPAFIAFGVDFALYMPFIWIDNLVYFKKLRKNDPEKYKLEMRYYHDSEFRFTENTNTKYNNLVETAEYAIVSAQNRNDFLASLRFKPEKLKMMQDKNLANAEIKRTIKLKKAEDFKAKRIEIAETRKPKWDKQLDKKNSKKTP, encoded by the coding sequence AGGTTCAATAGGTGTTTTAATTAATGCTATTATTTTTGGCGGTGCTGGTTCTGGTTATGTTTCATTACTTGGTTTAATTGTAAAATTAGCAAATCCAAATATGGCATGACAAGATATTTCCAAATTATTAGGTGATCCAACAAATTCATGAGGGCAAGTATCATTAATTTGTGGACAAGCATTTGGAACAATGTCAAGTGCAACAATTGGCTTGATGTCAATATATTTCTCATTTTTATTTGGTTACTATATAGCTTTATCTAGAGGATTTAAATCACCAGTTATTGCTGGTTTAATTTCTGTAGCTTCGTTTGTACTAGTTTGTTTAGGGCAAGTAACTTTCTTTATGGATGCAAAAGGTTTAATTGCAGCGATTATTTTTGGAATTATTTCAACTGAATTATTTATTTGATTTGGTAATATGCATTCGTTGAATATTAAGTTGCCTGATGGTGTACCACCAGCTGTTGGAAAATCATTTCAGGTTTTCTTACCAGCTGTGTTTACATTAGCAATTATTGGAGCTTCAAATATTATATTTTTAGCACCAGCAATAATTACTACTCATTGGGCGGTTACTCAATCAACTTTTAGCGTTTATGAAGATGATTGATCTATGATGATTGATAAAGCCGTAGCTTTAGTTAAAGCTGGTAGTTTTGGTAATTGAATTACTTATAAAGATGCGTTAGTTCGATTTTTCAATGAATACAACAGTAGTTTCACGGCAGATCAAATGAATGATTTTTTCAATACATTTAGTGCAAGTGAAAAATCAGCAATAACTACTTTTATAGTAGGCGGAGGTGAATCTTCTCTTTTCCATTCAATTGATTCTGGTGCAAAATTAGTATTTACGTTTGATGATGTAAATAATAAATGAATAGTTTCTGCATCTTGGATAATAAACGCATTAAATTCTACAGTGTTTGGTTTTGGCGCAGCAATTTATCAATTTATTACTTCTTGATTCATGAATTTTGCAACAGGTAGTGGAGGATTAGGTTTAGCGGTAGTCTTTGTTTTCTTCGTTTCATTCTTTTGATTCTTTGGAATTCATGGTTCTAATTTAATGGCTGGTATTTTTGAACCTATTTGATGAATGATTTTAGGTGTAAATACAGCTTTAGTAAATGGTATGGGGTATGCAAATGCCGCCGCAACAGGAGATATGGGAGTATTTACTAAACCATTTTTTGACTCATATATGTACATTGGTGGTTCTGGAGCAACTCTAGGATTATTAATAGGTACATTTGCATTTTCAAAAAGAAGAGATTTAAAAGAAATTGCAAAATATGCAACACCAGCAGGAGTATTTCAAATTAATGAACCCGCAATATTTGGTGTTCCATTAATTTTAAACCCAATTTATGTTGTGCCATTTATTGTTGCACCATTATTGAATTTAGTTGTTGGATGATTATTTTCTCCGGCTGCTTTAGATATTGTTAAATATTCATATGTAACAACACCTTGAACAGCACCTTGATTTGTTGGTGCAGTTATTACGTCTCTTGATGGTAAAGCTTTGATTCCTGCGTTTATTGCGTTTGGTGTCGATTTTGCTTTATATATGCCATTTATTTGAATTGATAATCTTGTGTACTTTAAAAAATTACGCAAAAATGATCCAGAAAAATATAAATTGGAAATGAGATATTATCATGATTCAGAATTTAGATTTACAGAAAATACAAATACTAAATATAATAATTTGGTAGAAACTGCTGAATATGCAATTGTTTCTGCCCAAAATAGAAATGATTTTCTAGCATCATTAAGATTTAAACCAGAAAAACTTAAAATGATGCAAGATAAAAATCTTGCTAATGCTGAAATTAAAAGAACAATTAAATTAAAAAAAGCAGAAGATTTTAAAGCAAAAAGAATCGAAATTGCAGAAACTCGTAAACCAAAATGAGATAAACAATTAGATAAAAAAAATAGTAAAAAAACACCATAG